The Pedobacter mucosus genome window below encodes:
- a CDS encoding glycosyltransferase family 2 protein: MKISLITVVFNGADFLEECISSVCSQVDVDLEYIIVDGGSTDGTLDIIKNYNAHIHHFVTEKDNGLYDAINKGIKLATGDIIGILNADDSFESINVLAQVAKAFKNNINLDGLYGNLNYVHPQNKNIIRKWKSKEADYSDIEKGWMPAHPTLYLRRNVFTSFGNYTLDLGTAADYDFILRIFHTYKIKTAYLPILMVNMRTGGLSNNSLNSLFNALLNDYKALKRNKVSHPLSVLLQKKLSKLSQFF; this comes from the coding sequence ATGAAAATTTCCCTCATCACAGTAGTTTTTAATGGAGCTGATTTTTTGGAAGAATGCATTAGTTCGGTTTGCAGTCAGGTTGATGTTGATTTAGAATATATTATAGTAGACGGTGGCTCTACCGACGGAACGCTTGATATTATTAAAAACTATAACGCTCATATTCATCATTTTGTAACAGAAAAAGATAATGGATTATATGATGCCATTAATAAAGGAATAAAACTGGCAACAGGAGATATTATCGGAATCTTAAATGCAGATGATAGTTTCGAAAGTATAAATGTTTTGGCTCAAGTAGCAAAAGCTTTTAAAAACAACATCAATTTGGATGGGCTTTACGGTAATTTAAATTATGTTCATCCTCAGAATAAAAATATTATTCGCAAGTGGAAATCTAAGGAGGCCGATTATAGTGATATTGAAAAAGGCTGGATGCCAGCCCACCCAACTTTATATCTCAGGAGGAATGTATTTACATCATTTGGCAATTATACATTGGACTTGGGTACAGCAGCAGACTATGATTTTATATTAAGGATCTTCCACACCTATAAAATCAAAACGGCATATCTTCCTATCTTAATGGTAAATATGCGTACTGGCGGACTAAGTAATAACTCTCTAAATAGCCTTTTTAATGCATTGCTTAATGATTATAAAGCCTTAAAGCGAAATAAAGTTTCACATCCTTTATCAGTCTTGCTTCAGAAAAAGTTGTCGAAGCTTAGTCAATTTTTTTAG
- a CDS encoding MraY family glycosyltransferase — protein sequence MFIFDNQTYVSLKVMFQTYPEYLYFAILLLAFGLVIFMIPSIIYTSLKYHLFDKNDLHRKNHKRNISRLGGIAIVASFTISILLFTTFINFKEANFLITSCIILSALGVKDDIYGTNTSTKFLLQLVVAGILVFFGHFRLTSLYGVLGIGEMDLWWGGLFSIVLIIFLNNAFNLIDGIDGLAGSIGIIASLVFGILFARMGAIPYAFIAFALAGAIAGFLKYNWYPAKIFMGDTGALITGLICAALAIKFIELNKFTATNDPDFYSAPAIAVSILIIPIFDSLRVFCVRLLKGKSPFRGDRNHIHHRLQRLGLKPNKIAFISASLNLITILLTIMLQHLGNFLLIFLLISICAVSNAILTLQLRKRGIYN from the coding sequence TTGTTTATATTTGACAACCAAACGTATGTGTCTTTGAAAGTGATGTTCCAGACTTATCCTGAATATTTATATTTTGCTATATTATTGTTAGCATTTGGTTTGGTGATTTTTATGATTCCTTCTATCATTTATACCTCCCTTAAATACCATCTTTTTGATAAAAACGACCTTCATCGGAAAAATCACAAACGCAATATATCCAGATTAGGGGGCATAGCCATTGTTGCCAGTTTTACAATTAGTATTTTACTGTTTACTACATTTATAAACTTCAAAGAAGCTAACTTCTTAATTACTTCTTGCATAATTTTATCGGCTCTGGGCGTAAAAGATGATATTTATGGAACCAATACCAGTACAAAGTTCCTGCTTCAACTAGTGGTAGCTGGTATTTTAGTATTTTTTGGCCATTTTAGATTAACCAGTTTATACGGCGTATTGGGTATAGGGGAAATGGATTTATGGTGGGGTGGATTGTTTTCAATAGTCCTTATTATTTTTCTCAATAATGCATTCAATTTAATAGATGGCATCGATGGCTTAGCAGGCTCGATTGGCATAATTGCTAGCTTGGTTTTTGGAATTTTATTTGCAAGAATGGGTGCCATACCTTATGCATTCATTGCCTTCGCTTTAGCAGGGGCAATTGCTGGCTTTTTAAAATATAACTGGTATCCAGCTAAAATCTTTATGGGTGATACCGGAGCATTAATAACAGGTTTAATATGTGCTGCATTGGCAATTAAGTTTATTGAGCTAAATAAGTTTACCGCTACCAATGATCCGGATTTTTATTCTGCTCCAGCGATAGCAGTCTCCATTTTAATTATTCCTATTTTCGATTCCTTAAGGGTTTTTTGTGTGCGTTTGCTAAAGGGTAAATCACCTTTTAGGGGCGATCGCAACCATATTCATCACCGTTTACAACGACTTGGTTTAAAGCCCAATAAAATCGCATTTATATCTGCATCGCTGAATTTAATTACCATCCTGTTAACCATTATGCTTCAGCATTTAGGTAATTTTCTGCTCATTTTTCTATTGATTAGTATTTGTGCAGTAAGTAATGCCATTTTAACGCTCCAGTTAAGAAAGAGAGGCATTTACAATTAG